From Azospirillum baldaniorum, the proteins below share one genomic window:
- the panD gene encoding aspartate 1-decarboxylase — MIKVVRAKLHCLRVTDANLNYQGSITLDPEHCEAVGIYPLEFVEIWNKNSGARISTYVIYGERGSRCCVLNGSAARSCQPGDEVIIAASWYCQPTELATLRPRVLTFNADNSIDRSLTYDVTALDGGRFDFAIREGAFLEPEPA, encoded by the coding sequence ATGATCAAGGTTGTCCGAGCGAAGCTGCACTGCCTGCGCGTCACCGACGCCAACCTGAACTATCAGGGGTCGATCACCCTCGATCCGGAGCATTGCGAGGCGGTCGGGATCTATCCGCTGGAGTTCGTGGAGATCTGGAACAAGAATTCCGGCGCGCGGATCAGCACCTATGTGATCTATGGCGAGCGCGGCTCGCGCTGTTGCGTGCTCAACGGTTCGGCGGCGCGGAGCTGCCAGCCGGGGGACGAGGTCATCATCGCCGCCTCCTGGTACTGCCAGCCGACCGAACTGGCGACGCTGCGGCCGCGGGTGCTGACCTTCAACGCCGACAACAGCATCGACCGGTCGCTGACCTACGACGTGACGGCTCTGGACGGCGGACGGTTCGACTTCGCGATTCGCGAGGGCGCTTTCCTGGAACCGGAACCGGCCTGA
- a CDS encoding chemotaxis protein CheW, with protein MIFSVSGRTLALPAESVRRFLPLPRLDRPPAAPAVVAGLFRYQGRAVPVLRLDLLFGFDAAPPELYAPLFLTDWDGRPLALLADRVFNILPIPDAELTAADPGLTFNGCAVATISHRGPHGGPHDGGTATVIDPSRLLTEAEGRLLAAFQTMADERLARLGAPGSETGEEAR; from the coding sequence GTGATCTTTTCCGTCTCCGGCAGGACCCTGGCCCTGCCGGCGGAGTCCGTGCGCCGATTCCTGCCGCTGCCCCGGCTCGACCGCCCGCCCGCGGCACCCGCCGTGGTCGCCGGGCTGTTCCGCTACCAGGGCCGCGCCGTCCCGGTCCTGCGGCTCGACCTGCTGTTCGGCTTCGACGCCGCGCCGCCGGAGCTGTACGCCCCGCTGTTCCTGACCGACTGGGACGGCCGTCCGCTGGCCCTGCTGGCCGACCGGGTGTTCAACATCCTGCCGATCCCCGACGCGGAGCTGACGGCGGCCGACCCCGGCCTGACCTTCAACGGCTGCGCCGTGGCGACCATCTCCCACCGTGGCCCCCACGGCGGCCCCCATGATGGCGGAACGGCCACCGTGATCGACCCGTCCCGCCTGCTGACCGAGGCCGAGGGCCGGCTGCTCGCCGCCTTCCAGACCATGGCCGACGAGCGTCTGGCCCGGCTCGGCGCCCCCGGTTCCGAGACCGGGGAGGAGGCCCGTTGA
- a CDS encoding CheR family methyltransferase: MNRIDAILRDPVFPRIKAAVIGATGLAYYADKDAALAERINRRLSDKPTLGLAAYLAQLAGEGPTGPEYQALINELTVGETFFFRYAEQFEALCAVAIPECLRRNRESRLLRIWSAGCSIGPEAYTLEILLKRHFADQLRDWQVSIVGTDLNASFIETARRGVYGNWAVRGLDPAVLAECFDRQGDLWAVKPRFREWTSFSVFNLVDGPLPNYPRGLGALDVVLCRNVMIYFDEPTRTRLLENLHQVLVPNGWLVVGHAETGQQVNSLFTPVPVPGATIYRKPRPGCAPAAALPAYTPSIAVEPSPTVESRPVESRPAEPKATEPKPARKRSTATESVARLRATAAKPAPAPLPTPQPQPASPAGSPAVADGDRAAALDACIALAERNRLDPVVHFRLGLLEEELGVGDPIAAFKRALYLDSDFALADYHLALAYWRRGKLAPAQRHFRNARATVAAHDATELVAEGGGLTVAELRSMIDLWFSGEEP, from the coding sequence TTGAACCGCATCGACGCCATCCTGCGCGATCCCGTCTTTCCCCGGATCAAGGCCGCCGTCATCGGGGCGACCGGGCTCGCCTACTACGCCGACAAGGACGCCGCCCTGGCGGAGCGCATCAACCGCCGCCTGTCGGACAAGCCGACCCTCGGCCTCGCCGCCTATCTGGCGCAGCTCGCCGGGGAAGGGCCGACCGGGCCGGAGTATCAGGCGCTCATCAACGAACTGACCGTCGGCGAGACCTTCTTCTTCCGCTACGCCGAGCAGTTCGAGGCGCTGTGCGCCGTCGCCATCCCGGAATGCCTGCGCCGCAACCGGGAAAGCCGCCTGCTGCGCATCTGGAGCGCCGGCTGCTCGATCGGGCCGGAGGCCTACACGCTGGAAATCCTGCTGAAGCGGCATTTCGCCGACCAGCTGCGCGACTGGCAGGTCAGCATCGTCGGCACCGACCTGAACGCCAGCTTCATCGAAACGGCGCGGCGCGGCGTCTACGGGAACTGGGCGGTGCGCGGGCTGGACCCGGCGGTCCTGGCGGAATGCTTCGACCGGCAGGGTGACTTGTGGGCGGTCAAGCCGCGCTTCCGCGAATGGACGAGCTTCTCGGTCTTCAATCTCGTGGACGGGCCGCTGCCCAACTACCCGCGGGGCCTGGGCGCGCTGGACGTCGTGCTGTGCCGCAACGTCATGATCTATTTCGACGAGCCGACGCGCACCCGCCTGCTGGAAAACCTCCACCAGGTGCTGGTTCCCAACGGCTGGCTGGTGGTCGGCCACGCCGAGACGGGGCAGCAGGTCAACAGCCTGTTCACCCCCGTGCCGGTTCCCGGCGCCACGATCTACCGCAAGCCGCGCCCCGGCTGCGCGCCCGCGGCGGCACTGCCCGCCTACACGCCATCCATCGCCGTCGAGCCGTCCCCCACCGTCGAATCGAGGCCCGTAGAATCGAGGCCCGCCGAGCCAAAGGCCACGGAGCCGAAACCGGCGAGGAAACGCAGCACGGCGACGGAGTCCGTGGCGCGGCTGCGCGCCACCGCGGCGAAGCCGGCCCCGGCCCCCCTGCCCACCCCGCAGCCGCAGCCGGCGTCCCCGGCCGGCAGCCCTGCCGTGGCCGACGGCGACCGGGCGGCGGCGCTGGACGCCTGCATCGCCCTGGCCGAGCGCAACCGCCTCGACCCCGTGGTCCATTTCCGGCTGGGCCTGCTGGAGGAGGAGCTGGGCGTCGGCGACCCGATCGCCGCCTTCAAGCGGGCGCTGTATCTGGATTCAGACTTCGCGCTGGCCGACTACCATCTGGCGCTGGCCTATTGGCGGCGCGGCAAGCTGGCCCCGGCGCAGCGCCATTTCCGCAACGCCCGCGCCACCGTCGCCGCCCACGACGCGACGGAGCTGGTGGCCGAGGGCGGCGGCCTGACCGTGGCCGAGCTGCGCAGCATGATCGACCTCTGGTTCTCGGGTGAGGAGCCGTGA
- a CDS encoding chemotaxis protein CheW → MDDRTGTGEAADVKDAIDWAAVRARLALQGREAEAAATPGGAWADALLLRRAEDLARVPSPIETDAAAEAEAPVTLLAGRGADGSYGLDLRHLSRIVPLPRVARVPHAPPELLGLIAIDGRVMRLFDVDRLCGRNAVPAGGGFAVVLRGGERPVALRLRTVDTVMELDGTDLKAPPEAGTFVTAITRGRVAVLDVPAILETLRSMKEE, encoded by the coding sequence ATGGACGACCGGACCGGAACCGGAGAGGCGGCCGATGTGAAAGACGCCATCGATTGGGCCGCCGTCCGCGCGCGCCTGGCCCTTCAAGGCCGGGAGGCGGAAGCCGCCGCGACGCCGGGCGGCGCCTGGGCCGACGCGCTGCTGCTGCGCCGTGCCGAGGATCTGGCGCGCGTCCCCTCCCCCATCGAGACCGACGCCGCGGCGGAAGCGGAGGCGCCGGTCACCCTGCTGGCCGGACGGGGCGCGGACGGGTCCTACGGGCTGGACCTGCGCCACCTGTCCCGCATCGTGCCGCTGCCGCGGGTGGCCCGGGTGCCCCACGCGCCGCCGGAGCTGCTGGGGCTGATCGCCATCGACGGGCGGGTGATGCGCCTGTTTGACGTGGACCGGCTGTGCGGACGCAACGCCGTTCCCGCCGGCGGCGGCTTCGCCGTCGTGCTGCGCGGCGGCGAGCGGCCGGTGGCGCTGCGCCTGCGCACCGTGGACACGGTTATGGAGCTGGATGGAACCGACCTGAAGGCCCCGCCGGAAGCCGGAACCTTCGTCACCGCCATCACCCGGGGGCGCGTCGCCGTGCTGGACGTGCCGGCGATCCTGGAGACGCTGAGGAGCATGAAAGAAGAATGA
- a CDS encoding methyl-accepting chemotaxis protein has protein sequence MKLKVKHKLMLSFGVVCLLTGLLAAFQMMRFADGMKVMMGIATYDIQVSEAVREIEVTESNLRSYREAATHAAALAQIQGGVPDITQLRRRYHDGSAVMFEQINKLKRIAGERAEEGTTEDRRRIWGELVAQINSFDQHSRRMLEEANTLMERVAAGTEPEALARLTRVEEMRVAMAGQLASLHSDISRLSEAGRQNIRNLYDDAVRSSILALIIVVALAVAIAILIGSSVTKRLGTAIGYVTQVGKGDLTKTVVVPGDDELAELGTHLNEMTGNLRSMARTTRATAESMHAATAQIRASTQQQAASVAQQLAAVEETTATLSEITESGAQINRRAQDVAQNAQVAASNSETGLKAVEDTNQAMDAIREQAEAVAENIVILSERTQAIGEIILTVNDIAERCHLLALNAAIEAAAAGEHGRTFAVVASEIKSLADQSKEATAQVRSNLSEIQHGINASVMLTEEAVKRVGAGKRQTDATQSTIRDLAESVQESVLAFQQIVAGTNQQQIGLEQVIQALQNIREASSQTAAGTRQLEGAATNLNDLGQGLVEAVRNYRV, from the coding sequence ATGAAACTGAAGGTCAAGCACAAGCTGATGCTCAGCTTCGGGGTCGTCTGCCTGCTGACCGGGCTGCTGGCGGCGTTCCAGATGATGCGCTTCGCGGACGGCATGAAGGTCATGATGGGCATCGCCACCTACGACATCCAGGTGTCGGAGGCGGTGCGCGAGATCGAGGTGACCGAAAGCAACCTGCGCAGCTACCGCGAGGCGGCGACCCACGCCGCGGCGCTGGCCCAGATCCAGGGTGGCGTGCCGGACATCACGCAGCTGCGCCGGCGCTATCATGACGGTTCGGCGGTGATGTTCGAGCAGATCAACAAGCTCAAGCGGATCGCCGGCGAGCGGGCCGAGGAAGGCACGACCGAGGATCGCCGCCGCATCTGGGGCGAGCTGGTCGCACAGATCAACAGCTTCGACCAGCATTCGCGTCGCATGCTGGAGGAAGCCAACACGCTGATGGAGCGGGTGGCCGCCGGGACCGAACCGGAGGCGCTGGCGCGTCTGACCCGTGTGGAGGAGATGCGGGTGGCCATGGCGGGCCAGCTTGCCAGCCTGCACAGCGACATCAGCCGCCTGTCGGAGGCCGGGCGCCAGAACATCCGCAACCTCTACGACGACGCGGTGCGCTCCTCGATCCTGGCGCTGATCATCGTGGTGGCCCTGGCCGTCGCCATCGCCATCCTGATCGGCAGCTCGGTCACCAAGCGGCTCGGCACCGCCATCGGCTACGTCACCCAGGTGGGCAAGGGCGACCTGACCAAGACGGTGGTCGTGCCCGGCGACGACGAGCTGGCCGAACTGGGCACCCACCTCAACGAGATGACCGGCAACCTGCGCAGCATGGCCAGGACCACCCGCGCCACGGCCGAGAGCATGCACGCCGCGACCGCGCAGATCCGCGCCTCGACCCAGCAGCAGGCGGCCAGCGTCGCCCAGCAGCTCGCCGCTGTCGAGGAGACGACGGCGACGCTCAGCGAGATCACCGAATCCGGCGCGCAGATCAACCGCCGCGCCCAGGACGTGGCGCAGAACGCCCAGGTCGCCGCGTCCAACTCCGAGACCGGCCTGAAGGCGGTGGAGGACACCAACCAGGCGATGGACGCCATCCGCGAGCAGGCGGAGGCCGTCGCCGAGAACATCGTCATCCTGTCGGAGCGCACCCAGGCGATCGGCGAGATCATCCTGACCGTCAACGACATCGCCGAGCGCTGCCACCTGCTGGCCCTGAACGCCGCCATCGAGGCCGCCGCCGCCGGGGAGCACGGCCGCACCTTCGCCGTGGTGGCGAGCGAGATCAAGAGCCTCGCCGACCAGTCGAAGGAGGCCACCGCCCAGGTCCGTTCCAACCTCAGCGAGATCCAGCACGGCATCAACGCCTCGGTCATGCTGACGGAGGAGGCGGTGAAGCGCGTCGGCGCCGGCAAGCGCCAGACCGACGCCACCCAGTCGACCATCCGCGACCTCGCCGAGAGCGTGCAGGAGAGCGTGCTCGCCTTCCAGCAGATCGTCGCCGGCACCAACCAGCAGCAGATCGGCCTGGAGCAGGTGATCCAGGCGCTCCAGAACATCCGCGAGGCGAGCAGCCAGACCGCCGCCGGCACCCGCCAGCTCGAAGGGGCCGCCACCAACCTCAACGATCTCGGCCAGGGTCTGGTCGAGGCCGTGCGGAACTACCGCGTGTGA
- a CDS encoding hybrid sensor histidine kinase/response regulator, giving the protein MNDIRARLLAAFDLEHKEHLAAIREALRAVEKDPAHHPDLVEIHRRAHSLKGAARAVDLPEVERLSHWLEAAFIAIQRGTVPFDAAARDVVRRALDAIEDVVAWATRGGGEVDIAEVLAELTRMGGEGGGPEPVQRRPSPGASPAAPAADAARDAAPTAAPRRAQTAGPAENAALVRIRATGLERLFTAAAGLLPEIENQSALVAELRELRGEWRALERSWHAMRPRLLRGSHDAAGSGATSFAGDETALRLSSFDRRFRALGASLDAAHRAHDRHLWSLRRWGSGFQDEVRQLRMLPAESQFSNLGRMIRDISRAQGKEVEADIRGLETQADRVVLQRLKDPVLHIARNAVSHGVETPQERVAAGKRAAATVRFEASVVGRRLVLRIEDDGRGPNRAAIARHAVERGLLGADEAEAAPEERLLDLIFEPGFSTAPTANEYAGRGMGLAIVRREVTRLQGSVTLAAREGGGTVVTVEVPLSLLSQRLVFVAVQDDILAIPSNDVARVLRVPADTLFTDLAAPTIRLEEDVPVTPLSALLGYDGAMPQGNGAPLALVILRTAGRRVALVVDALMATRDSVVTPAEEVGIDAARFLGTVLMDDGSPALVLNPAALSPRPGMALPPLVRPVDESERRRPHILVVDDSITTRTLEKSILEAHGYRVTLCVDGREAVETLGELEDVNLIISDVEMPRMDGFALLQAVKGNPMTSDLPVILVTSRASDEDRERGLDLGADAYIVKTRFDQNELLAGIRRLL; this is encoded by the coding sequence ATGAACGACATCCGCGCGCGCCTGCTCGCCGCCTTCGACCTGGAGCACAAGGAGCATCTCGCGGCCATCCGCGAGGCCCTGCGCGCGGTGGAGAAGGACCCGGCGCACCACCCCGATCTGGTGGAGATCCACCGCCGCGCCCACAGCCTGAAGGGCGCCGCCCGCGCCGTCGACCTGCCGGAGGTCGAGCGGCTGTCCCACTGGCTGGAGGCCGCCTTCATCGCCATCCAGCGCGGCACGGTGCCCTTCGACGCGGCGGCCCGCGACGTGGTGCGCCGCGCGCTGGACGCCATCGAGGACGTGGTGGCCTGGGCGACCCGCGGCGGCGGCGAGGTGGACATCGCCGAGGTGCTGGCCGAACTGACCCGCATGGGCGGCGAGGGCGGCGGCCCGGAACCGGTCCAGCGCCGTCCCTCTCCCGGCGCATCCCCCGCCGCTCCGGCCGCGGATGCCGCCCGTGATGCCGCGCCGACGGCCGCACCGCGCCGCGCCCAAACCGCCGGTCCCGCCGAAAACGCGGCGCTGGTCCGCATCCGCGCCACCGGGCTGGAGCGGCTGTTCACCGCCGCCGCCGGCCTCCTGCCGGAGATCGAGAACCAGTCCGCCCTGGTCGCCGAGCTGCGCGAACTGCGCGGCGAATGGCGCGCCCTGGAGCGGAGCTGGCACGCCATGCGGCCCCGCCTGCTCCGCGGCTCCCATGATGCCGCGGGGTCCGGCGCCACCAGCTTCGCGGGCGACGAGACGGCCCTTCGCCTGTCCTCCTTCGACCGGCGGTTCCGCGCGCTCGGCGCCTCGCTGGACGCGGCGCACCGCGCCCATGACCGGCATCTCTGGTCGCTGCGCCGCTGGGGCAGCGGATTCCAGGACGAGGTGCGGCAGCTCCGCATGCTGCCGGCGGAGTCGCAGTTCAGCAACCTCGGCCGCATGATCCGCGACATCAGCCGCGCCCAGGGCAAGGAGGTCGAGGCGGACATCCGCGGGCTGGAGACCCAGGCCGACCGGGTGGTCCTGCAACGGCTGAAGGACCCGGTGCTGCACATCGCGCGCAACGCCGTCAGCCACGGCGTCGAAACCCCGCAGGAGCGGGTGGCCGCGGGCAAGCGCGCCGCGGCCACCGTCCGCTTCGAAGCCTCGGTGGTCGGGCGCCGCCTCGTCCTGCGCATCGAGGACGACGGGCGCGGCCCGAACCGCGCGGCCATCGCCCGCCACGCCGTCGAGCGCGGCCTGCTGGGCGCCGACGAGGCGGAGGCGGCGCCGGAGGAACGGCTGCTCGACCTGATCTTCGAGCCGGGCTTCTCCACCGCCCCCACCGCGAACGAATACGCCGGGCGCGGCATGGGCCTCGCCATCGTGCGGCGGGAGGTCACCCGCCTCCAGGGCTCGGTGACGCTGGCCGCGCGCGAGGGCGGCGGGACCGTCGTCACGGTGGAGGTGCCGCTCAGCCTGCTCAGCCAGCGGCTGGTCTTCGTGGCGGTCCAGGACGACATCCTGGCGATTCCCAGCAACGACGTGGCGCGCGTGCTGCGCGTCCCGGCGGACACGCTGTTCACCGACCTCGCCGCCCCGACCATCCGGCTGGAGGAGGACGTTCCGGTGACGCCGCTGTCCGCCCTGCTCGGCTACGACGGCGCCATGCCGCAGGGCAACGGGGCGCCGCTGGCGCTCGTCATCCTGCGCACCGCCGGGCGGCGGGTCGCCCTGGTCGTGGACGCGCTGATGGCCACCCGCGACTCGGTGGTCACCCCGGCGGAGGAGGTGGGAATCGACGCCGCCCGCTTCCTCGGCACCGTGCTGATGGACGACGGATCGCCGGCCCTGGTGCTGAATCCCGCCGCCCTGTCGCCGCGCCCCGGCATGGCCCTGCCGCCGCTGGTCCGTCCGGTCGACGAGTCGGAGCGGCGGCGGCCGCACATTTTGGTTGTGGACGACTCCATCACCACGCGAACCCTGGAAAAGAGCATCCTGGAGGCCCATGGTTACCGGGTCACGCTGTGCGTGGATGGGCGCGAGGCGGTCGAGACGCTCGGCGAGCTGGAGGATGTGAACCTGATCATCAGCGACGTGGAGATGCCGAGGATGGACGGGTTCGCCCTGCTCCAGGCCGTCAAGGGCAACCCCATGACCTCCGATCTGCCGGTGATCCTGGTCACCTCGCGCGCCAGCGACGAGGACCGCGAGCGCGGGCTGGATCTCGGCGCCGACGCCTACATCGTCAAGACCCGCTTCGACCAGAACGAGCTTCTGGCCGGCATCCGGCGGCTGCTGTGA
- a CDS encoding chemotaxis protein CheB — MTGTRKIRVLVVEDSPVVQQLLAHVIGEDPRLELAGIAASGEQALRMVVSLKPDVVSLDIRLPGIDGFAVTERLMREHPVPIVVVASDVRDLDIPMRALQAGALAVVEKPGSMARADYQTVARHLCTQLTIMSQVKVIRQRGRPRNGDEEPVGTNGRRRGASVPMPPPLPPSVVKRQFRALGITASTGGPAALVKLLRGLPTNFPLPVFVVQHIGAPFVAGFASWLGSVTPLPVALASDGPHRPGHVYVAPGELHLTAEPGGMRLVHGDPVCGQRPSGDVLFSSLASAFGAAAIGVLLTGMGEDGARGLTAMHRAGAYTIAEHASTAVIHSMPGTAVRLGGVTEELPIDKVAARLLELVSTGVEPS, encoded by the coding sequence GTGACCGGCACCCGCAAGATCCGCGTCCTGGTGGTGGAGGACTCGCCGGTCGTCCAGCAGCTCCTCGCCCACGTCATCGGCGAGGACCCGCGGCTTGAGCTGGCCGGCATCGCCGCGTCGGGCGAGCAGGCGCTGCGCATGGTCGTCTCGCTGAAGCCGGACGTGGTGTCGCTGGACATCCGCCTGCCGGGGATCGACGGCTTCGCCGTGACCGAGCGGCTGATGCGCGAGCATCCCGTGCCCATCGTCGTCGTCGCCTCCGACGTGCGCGACCTGGACATCCCGATGCGGGCGCTCCAGGCCGGGGCCCTGGCCGTGGTGGAAAAGCCGGGCAGCATGGCCCGCGCCGACTATCAGACCGTCGCCCGCCATCTCTGCACCCAACTCACCATCATGAGCCAGGTCAAGGTGATCCGGCAGCGCGGGCGCCCGCGCAACGGCGACGAGGAGCCCGTCGGCACCAACGGCCGCCGCAGGGGTGCCAGCGTCCCGATGCCGCCGCCCCTGCCGCCGTCCGTGGTGAAGCGGCAGTTCCGCGCGCTGGGGATCACCGCCTCGACGGGCGGGCCGGCGGCGCTGGTGAAGCTGCTGCGCGGGCTGCCGACCAACTTCCCCCTGCCCGTCTTCGTCGTGCAGCACATCGGCGCGCCCTTCGTGGCCGGCTTCGCCTCCTGGCTGGGGTCGGTCACGCCGCTGCCGGTGGCGCTGGCCTCCGACGGGCCGCACCGGCCCGGCCACGTCTATGTCGCCCCCGGCGAGCTTCATCTGACCGCCGAGCCCGGCGGGATGCGGCTGGTCCACGGCGATCCGGTCTGCGGCCAGAGGCCGTCCGGGGACGTGCTGTTCTCCTCCCTGGCCTCGGCCTTCGGCGCCGCCGCCATCGGCGTGCTGCTGACCGGCATGGGAGAGGACGGGGCGCGCGGCCTCACCGCCATGCACCGGGCGGGTGCCTACACCATCGCGGAGCACGCCTCCACCGCGGTCATCCACAGCATGCCGGGGACCGCGGTCCGGCTGGGAGGCGTTACCGAGGAGCTGCCCATCGACAAGGTGGCGGCCCGTTTGCTGGAACTGGTTTCGACGGGAGTGGAGCCCTCATGA
- a CDS encoding response regulator, with the protein MSGPRALIVIASQTQGLLLKLMLEEQGIEASCVETVEPAVAELSRRPFDLLMVEADGEAARTLTELRRRCPAPAMLLGSAERAAEAGVPADVHWTDPADTQGVVRQAMALLDRRNAPPTVSDILQRARILVVDDSATYREFLRAELEEDGCHVVAARNADEAVAALEDGGLDCVILDLVMPGTSGTQLCERFDRFRRRRGLFFQIVILTSQEGDDRLTASLTAGADDFVGKSQPMDILKIRLMALLRRKYMVEDHLARLSPPMPSA; encoded by the coding sequence ATGAGTGGACCCAGGGCGCTGATCGTCATCGCTTCGCAGACACAGGGACTTCTCCTGAAGCTGATGCTGGAGGAGCAGGGCATCGAGGCGAGCTGCGTCGAAACGGTGGAGCCCGCGGTCGCGGAGCTGTCGCGCCGTCCCTTCGACCTGCTGATGGTCGAGGCCGACGGCGAGGCCGCCCGCACCCTGACGGAGCTGCGGCGGCGCTGCCCGGCCCCGGCCATGCTGCTGGGTTCGGCGGAACGGGCGGCGGAGGCCGGCGTTCCCGCCGACGTCCATTGGACGGACCCCGCCGATACCCAGGGCGTGGTGCGGCAGGCCATGGCGCTGCTCGACCGGCGCAACGCGCCGCCAACCGTGTCCGACATCCTGCAGCGGGCGCGCATCCTGGTGGTGGACGACAGCGCGACCTACCGCGAGTTCCTGCGCGCCGAGCTGGAGGAGGACGGCTGCCACGTCGTCGCCGCGCGCAACGCCGACGAGGCGGTGGCGGCGCTGGAGGACGGGGGGCTGGACTGCGTGATCCTCGACCTCGTGATGCCGGGCACCAGCGGCACCCAGCTGTGCGAGCGGTTCGACCGTTTCCGCCGGCGCCGCGGCCTGTTCTTCCAGATCGTCATCCTGACCAGCCAGGAGGGCGACGACCGCCTGACCGCCAGCCTGACCGCCGGCGCCGACGACTTCGTGGGCAAGTCGCAGCCGATGGACATCCTGAAGATCCGCCTGATGGCCCTGCTCCGCCGGAAATACATGGTGGAGGACCACCTCGCCCGCCTCTCGCCCCCAATGCCTTCCGCATAG
- a CDS encoding hybrid sensor histidine kinase/response regulator: MENALRVCRAAALPAFVLTGPSHAATLFANDALCALLGKEPAAGGQPAPAWFGPVWPAVLGAVDPLFSGDTGEPVGIELLPVGDADPAAFEGVPLTQDGQTVAVLALATQAAPDDRVVARMEREMRAEIERTTAARSRFLASASHDLRQPFQAMRLFLDALCSQISDEKALSTAEMLGNAMTAGERLLNALLDISTLDAGTVTPDPQTVSLDELLGQLVEEFRPQSEEKGLRLRARLCPGTVKTDPVLFGRVMRNLLTNAIRYTRHGGLLLAMRRRGNRWRIDVWDTGFGIPEEQLTAIFDEFHQLQNPNRDPTRGLGLGLAIVRRLAELLGLQVEVRSRIGRGTVFSISLEAASPLAEPPCSHVSPPPSTASAPPLTGMTVLAVDDEAMVLTGLQMILESWGCTVAAAGDMREVFAVLDGLPDAPSVILTDLRLPGKVSGFDVIDRVRRLYGQEIPAVVLSGETAQSALLEGQRRGCSFLHKPLHPGDLRQVLERLRGGEDKGEDKGEGE, translated from the coding sequence GTGGAGAACGCGCTGCGCGTCTGCCGCGCCGCCGCGTTGCCGGCCTTCGTTCTGACCGGGCCGTCGCACGCCGCCACCCTCTTCGCCAACGACGCGCTCTGCGCCCTCCTCGGCAAGGAGCCGGCGGCGGGCGGGCAGCCGGCCCCGGCCTGGTTCGGGCCGGTCTGGCCGGCGGTGCTGGGCGCCGTCGATCCGCTGTTCTCCGGCGACACTGGGGAGCCGGTCGGCATCGAGCTTCTTCCCGTGGGCGACGCCGACCCCGCGGCGTTCGAGGGTGTGCCGCTGACCCAGGATGGGCAGACGGTCGCCGTGCTGGCCCTGGCCACCCAGGCGGCCCCCGACGACCGGGTCGTCGCCCGCATGGAACGGGAGATGCGCGCGGAGATCGAACGGACCACCGCCGCGCGCTCCCGCTTCCTGGCCTCGGCCAGCCACGACCTGCGCCAGCCCTTCCAGGCGATGCGCCTGTTCCTCGACGCGCTGTGCAGCCAGATCAGCGACGAGAAGGCGCTGAGCACGGCCGAGATGCTGGGCAACGCCATGACAGCGGGCGAGCGGCTGCTGAACGCGCTGCTCGATATCTCCACGCTGGACGCCGGCACGGTCACGCCGGACCCGCAGACGGTCTCCCTGGACGAGCTTCTGGGCCAGCTCGTCGAGGAGTTCCGCCCGCAAAGCGAGGAGAAGGGCCTGCGCCTGCGCGCCCGCCTGTGCCCCGGGACGGTGAAGACCGACCCGGTGCTGTTCGGCCGGGTGATGCGCAACCTGCTGACCAACGCCATCCGCTACACCCGGCACGGCGGCTTGCTCCTCGCCATGCGGCGGCGCGGCAACCGCTGGCGCATCGATGTGTGGGACACCGGCTTCGGCATCCCCGAGGAGCAGCTGACCGCCATCTTCGACGAATTCCACCAGCTCCAGAACCCCAACCGCGACCCCACCCGCGGCCTCGGCCTCGGCCTCGCCATCGTGCGCCGGCTGGCCGAGCTTCTCGGTCTTCAGGTGGAGGTGCGGTCGCGCATCGGGCGCGGCACCGTCTTCTCCATCTCGCTGGAAGCCGCGAGCCCGCTGGCCGAACCGCCGTGCAGCCACGTTTCCCCGCCGCCCTCCACCGCCTCGGCGCCGCCCCTGACCGGGATGACGGTGCTGGCCGTGGACGACGAGGCGATGGTGCTGACCGGCCTGCAGATGATCCTGGAAAGCTGGGGCTGCACCGTCGCCGCCGCGGGCGACATGCGGGAGGTCTTCGCGGTGCTGGACGGCCTGCCCGACGCGCCGTCGGTCATCCTGACCGACCTGCGGCTGCCGGGAAAGGTGTCCGGCTTCGACGTGATCGACCGGGTGCGCCGCCTGTACGGGCAGGAGATTCCCGCCGTGGTGCTCAGCGGCGAGACGGCCCAGAGCGCGCTTCTGGAAGGCCAGCGCCGCGGCTGCTCCTTCCTGCACAAGCCCCTCCACCCCGGCGATCTGCGGCAGGTCCTGGAGCGGCTGCGCGGGGGCGAGGACAAGGGTGAAGATAAGGGCGAGGGGGAGTAA